In the Stigmatella erecta genome, one interval contains:
- a CDS encoding serine/threonine-protein kinase, whose product MRIHQYELIRQLGAGGMGTVFLARDTKLGRRVAIKLLQTRNPAFTHRFILEARATARCSHENIVVIYEVGEFQGSPFMVLEFLQGQSLQKLVNGGQRLPAGRVVELLVPVVRALECAHEQGIVHRDLKPDNILVTDSGSVKVLDFGIAKVLHGQEESAEKPRVAQTQTPEGVGVDLSNLTQNGALVGTVPYMSPEQWGNGVPVDLRTDIWALGILLFRLLAGRHPLDPLRGPQLAVTAFLDEPMPRLRDVAPEVPAALADVVDRCLRKRKEERFPDAASVLRALEPFLPGRYSREVRIDESESPYAGLSSFQESNAALFFGRSREIGALVSRIRDRPLMAVVGPSGAGKSSFVRAGLVPFLKRSGDAWESLVLRPGRDPLGALASLVAPLMNSSDSLAQDLQEHQRLVARMREEPGVVGTVLRGRARRERKRLLLFIDQFEELYTQVADPRERQAFTACISGIADDATTPMRVVLSIRSDFLDRVHEDERFMGELSQGLFFLTAPNEEGLRDALVQPAEMAGYRFEAPEMIQSMLEHLRSTEGALPLLQFAATQLWEQRDVSRKLLTQQSYIEMGGIAGALASHADSVLDKMSPSARVLVRALFLRLVTPERTRAIVSLEELQELSRDTVELQSLTDQLVLARLLVVQTGSGATGATVEIVHESLIHRWPTLHRWLEENQDDSAFLEQLRTAARQWHAKGRDSGLLWRGEMVEEAQRFQRRYRGELPQVQLDFLSAVVSQAVRATRWKRGLMIGSLVFLSALVAASLVALLVIRESKQEAEHQAREARQAEAVAQENLAVAEAREKARLEAQRKEEEARHRAEEARRKEEEARGQLAAAYGDLQRTNGELEGALRRAKYAQWRARIAMKSSDKNADAARRAEERALRMAKDLQKKLLEEQERIRRMEGQFGKGGPVPSLELGLGLDSP is encoded by the coding sequence ATGCGCATCCACCAGTACGAGCTCATCCGCCAGCTCGGCGCGGGAGGCATGGGCACGGTCTTCCTCGCCCGCGACACGAAGCTGGGCCGCCGGGTGGCCATCAAGCTGCTACAGACCCGTAATCCCGCCTTCACCCACCGGTTCATCCTCGAGGCGCGCGCCACCGCCCGCTGCAGCCACGAGAACATCGTGGTCATCTACGAGGTGGGTGAGTTCCAGGGCAGCCCCTTCATGGTGCTGGAGTTCCTCCAGGGCCAATCCCTGCAAAAGCTGGTCAACGGCGGCCAGCGGCTGCCCGCGGGCCGCGTGGTGGAGTTGCTGGTGCCGGTCGTGCGCGCCCTGGAGTGCGCCCACGAGCAGGGCATCGTTCATCGAGACCTCAAGCCCGACAACATCCTCGTGACGGACTCGGGGTCCGTGAAGGTGCTCGACTTCGGCATCGCCAAGGTCCTCCATGGCCAGGAGGAGTCCGCCGAGAAGCCCCGGGTGGCCCAGACGCAGACCCCCGAAGGCGTGGGGGTGGACCTCTCCAACCTCACGCAGAATGGCGCCCTCGTGGGCACGGTGCCGTACATGTCCCCGGAGCAGTGGGGCAACGGCGTGCCGGTGGACCTGCGCACCGATATCTGGGCGCTGGGCATTCTCCTGTTCCGGCTGCTGGCCGGACGCCATCCCCTGGACCCTCTGCGGGGCCCGCAGCTGGCCGTCACCGCGTTCCTCGATGAGCCCATGCCCCGGCTGCGCGATGTGGCGCCCGAGGTGCCCGCCGCGCTGGCGGACGTGGTGGACCGCTGCTTGCGCAAGCGCAAGGAGGAGCGCTTCCCGGACGCGGCCTCGGTGCTGCGCGCCCTGGAGCCCTTCCTGCCGGGCCGCTACAGCCGCGAGGTGCGCATCGACGAGAGCGAGAGCCCCTACGCGGGTCTGAGCTCCTTCCAGGAATCCAATGCCGCGCTCTTCTTTGGACGCTCGCGGGAGATTGGGGCCCTGGTGAGCCGCATTCGCGACCGGCCGCTCATGGCCGTCGTGGGGCCCTCGGGGGCGGGCAAGTCCTCCTTCGTGCGCGCGGGCCTGGTGCCGTTCCTCAAGCGCTCGGGGGATGCCTGGGAGTCCCTGGTGCTGCGGCCCGGGAGGGATCCGCTGGGGGCGCTGGCCAGCCTCGTGGCCCCGCTGATGAACTCCTCGGACTCGCTCGCGCAGGATCTCCAGGAGCACCAGCGGCTCGTGGCCCGCATGCGGGAGGAGCCCGGCGTCGTGGGGACGGTGCTGCGGGGCCGGGCCCGCCGTGAGCGCAAGCGGCTGCTGCTCTTCATCGACCAGTTCGAGGAGCTCTACACGCAGGTGGCGGACCCCCGGGAGCGCCAGGCCTTCACCGCCTGCATCTCCGGCATCGCCGACGATGCGACCACCCCGATGCGCGTGGTGCTCTCCATCCGCTCGGACTTCCTGGACCGGGTGCACGAGGACGAGCGCTTCATGGGGGAGCTGAGCCAGGGGCTCTTCTTCCTCACGGCGCCCAACGAGGAGGGGCTTCGCGACGCGCTGGTGCAGCCCGCGGAGATGGCGGGCTACCGCTTCGAGGCCCCCGAGATGATCCAGAGCATGCTGGAGCACCTGCGCTCGACCGAGGGGGCGCTGCCGCTGCTCCAGTTCGCCGCCACCCAGCTCTGGGAGCAGCGGGACGTGTCGCGCAAGCTGCTCACCCAGCAGAGCTACATCGAGATGGGGGGCATCGCCGGCGCGCTCGCCAGCCACGCCGACAGCGTGCTGGACAAGATGAGCCCCTCGGCCCGCGTGCTCGTCCGGGCGCTGTTCCTGCGCCTGGTCACGCCAGAGCGGACACGCGCCATCGTCTCGCTGGAGGAGCTCCAGGAGCTGTCCCGGGACACCGTGGAGCTTCAAAGCCTGACGGATCAGCTCGTCCTGGCCCGGCTCCTGGTGGTCCAGACGGGCAGCGGCGCCACGGGCGCCACGGTGGAAATCGTTCACGAGTCGCTCATCCACCGCTGGCCCACGCTGCACCGCTGGCTGGAAGAGAACCAGGATGACTCGGCCTTCCTGGAGCAGCTTCGCACCGCGGCCCGCCAGTGGCATGCCAAGGGACGGGACAGCGGCCTGCTGTGGCGCGGCGAGATGGTGGAGGAGGCGCAGCGCTTCCAGCGCCGTTACCGAGGGGAGCTGCCGCAGGTGCAGCTCGACTTCCTCTCGGCGGTCGTCTCCCAGGCGGTGCGGGCCACCCGCTGGAAGCGGGGGCTGATGATTGGCTCGCTGGTATTCCTGAGCGCGCTCGTCGCCGCGTCCCTGGTGGCCCTGCTGGTCATCCGCGAGTCGAAGCAGGAAGCCGAGCACCAGGCGCGGGAGGCGCGCCAGGCGGAGGCGGTGGCCCAGGAGAACCTGGCCGTCGCGGAAGCCCGGGAGAAGGCCCGGCTGGAGGCCCAGCGCAAGGAGGAGGAGGCCCGGCACCGGGCGGAGGAGGCTCGCCGGAAGGAAGAAGAGGCCCGGGGGCAGCTCGCGGCGGCATATGGCGATCTTCAGCGCACGAACGGTGAGCTGGAGGGAGCGCTGCGCAGGGCCAAGTATGCGCAGTGGCGTGCCCGGATCGCGATGAAGAGTTCCGACAAGAACGCGGATGCGGCGCGCCGGGCCGAGGAGCGCGCCCTGCGCATGGCGAAGGATCTCCAGAAGAAGCTGCTGGAGGAGCAGGAGCGCATCCGGCGGATGGAGGGGCAATTCGGTAAGGGAGGACCTGTGCCATCCCTGGAACTGGGCCTGGGGCTGGACAGCCCATGA
- a CDS encoding L,D-transpeptidase family protein, whose protein sequence is MSPDPSPPAPAAPALRNKRFVGQTALVDVLAGKGPMGPGARGTAVRVLQEALLAMGFSLPGGADGAFGKQSSKAVRNFQVHAQSAYPQVKTTGMVDAATLQALDALAPAPQQTGQTQNLPVPRYDDIPVRVVVVKHEHRTFLFDAQGQLQGIFGNAVGAGSSPTDKGLKRVSGKLGRAEAYALGQKLWGGPVYGPRLIDLSWVDGSRSGEELHGTNAPDKLGEDVSHGCIRHGNTDIVTLYDALQLKDAVAVVDTVKDPRLGTPGAPPPGNTTSGVA, encoded by the coding sequence ATGTCGCCTGACCCCTCTCCTCCTGCACCGGCGGCCCCGGCCCTTCGCAACAAGCGCTTCGTGGGACAGACCGCGCTGGTGGACGTGCTCGCGGGCAAGGGGCCCATGGGCCCAGGGGCCCGGGGCACCGCGGTGCGCGTTCTTCAAGAGGCCCTGCTGGCCATGGGCTTCAGCCTGCCGGGAGGCGCGGATGGGGCCTTTGGCAAGCAGTCCTCCAAGGCGGTGCGCAACTTCCAGGTGCATGCCCAATCCGCATATCCCCAGGTGAAGACCACGGGCATGGTGGATGCCGCCACGCTCCAGGCCCTGGACGCGCTCGCCCCCGCCCCCCAGCAGACGGGACAAACCCAGAACCTTCCAGTCCCCCGCTACGACGACATCCCGGTGCGCGTGGTGGTGGTGAAGCACGAGCACCGCACCTTCCTCTTCGATGCCCAGGGCCAGTTGCAGGGCATCTTCGGCAATGCCGTGGGCGCGGGCTCCTCCCCCACGGACAAGGGGCTGAAGCGGGTCAGCGGCAAGCTGGGCCGGGCGGAGGCCTATGCCCTGGGCCAGAAGCTGTGGGGCGGGCCCGTCTACGGTCCCCGCCTCATCGACCTGTCCTGGGTGGATGGCTCCCGTTCGGGGGAGGAGCTCCACGGCACCAATGCCCCCGACAAGCTGGGCGAGGACGTCTCGCACGGGTGCATCCGCCACGGCAACACAGACATCGTCACCCTCTATGACGCGCTCCAGTTGAAGGACGCGGTCGCCGTGGTCGACACCGTGAAGGATCCGCGCCTGGGTACCCCGGGGGCGCCGCCGCCGGGAAACACCACCTCGGGCGTGGCGTGA
- a CDS encoding helix-turn-helix transcriptional regulator produces the protein MGRAVMRQPNQVLSDAEMLSGQKLEQTETYQRSRESGVLLRHTEAVFVTSRRGLGHGGVTLYSEHSKPFSAKSRYVLQRLVPGFAGSFQSIIQFSSLTFKNLILEEISAQPAASLVLNARGKEVLRTRAVTTILERWFPRSSRSPAGIPREWETRLATLVKGGGQVASEQFLWRQATPEQSLEAVFRPLPISNGSALWEVRIRERPNQAVLKESLRRRLTARQAEVANCLLQGCEDKEIAQALRCAPGTVKKHLQAIYDKLDVKGRTEFISKALRD, from the coding sequence GTGGGCCGTGCCGTCATGCGGCAACCCAACCAGGTTCTGAGTGACGCGGAGATGCTCTCAGGCCAGAAACTGGAACAGACGGAGACCTATCAGCGCAGCCGGGAGTCGGGTGTCCTGCTCCGGCACACCGAGGCTGTGTTCGTGACGTCCCGGAGGGGGCTGGGGCATGGGGGCGTCACGCTGTACAGCGAGCATTCGAAGCCCTTCTCCGCCAAGAGCCGATACGTCCTTCAGAGGCTCGTGCCGGGCTTCGCGGGGAGCTTCCAAAGCATCATCCAGTTCTCCTCGCTGACCTTCAAGAACCTGATTCTGGAGGAAATTTCGGCACAGCCGGCCGCCTCGCTGGTCTTGAACGCACGGGGGAAGGAGGTCCTGCGGACGAGAGCCGTCACCACAATTCTGGAGCGGTGGTTTCCACGGTCTTCCCGCAGCCCTGCCGGGATTCCGCGGGAATGGGAAACGCGGCTTGCCACGTTGGTCAAGGGGGGCGGCCAAGTGGCTTCCGAGCAGTTTCTGTGGCGCCAGGCCACCCCGGAGCAGTCCTTGGAAGCGGTCTTCAGGCCCCTGCCCATCAGCAATGGGAGCGCGTTGTGGGAGGTGCGAATCCGGGAGCGGCCGAATCAGGCCGTGTTGAAGGAGTCGCTGCGCAGGCGCCTGACCGCCCGGCAAGCCGAGGTTGCGAACTGCCTCCTGCAGGGATGCGAGGACAAGGAGATTGCCCAAGCGCTCCGATGTGCTCCGGGAACGGTGAAAAAACACCTGCAGGCCATCTACGACAAGCTGGATGTGAAGGGACGGACCGAGTTCATCTCCAAAGCCCTGAGGGATTGA
- a CDS encoding DUF3616 domain-containing protein: protein MHAGQLLGRLLLQFDSNAAEVPEDLSAAVRSVDGNLWVAADEAGVVERLTPSEARIYGHHTRFHVADFLGTGDRNAEIDIEALDAHADYLWLVGSHSAKRKKPKGKGVAEDISRLATVEHAPERFMLARIPFVSGELAAELKTRGTAKRSHAAAQVKPARGQKQAPAKKSPPRKPPASRAPTSLPGENLLMELLRDDPHFGPFLARPGPKGGTLPIPSKDNGLDIEGLVVTDSDRVFLGLRGPVLRGYSALLDMRLADAGNGLLEPKPGRHGARFAKHFLDLDGLGIRELCVHGEDLLVLAGPTLPTQAPIRLFRLHKYQSLQGHSLLKQEKGVLEPVFDIPQSGKRDHAEGVANFSYFDESDSVLVVYDDPDPARRYGPCGVFADIFRLDF, encoded by the coding sequence ATGCATGCGGGCCAACTCCTGGGGCGGCTGTTGCTCCAGTTCGATTCCAATGCGGCCGAGGTCCCCGAGGACCTGTCGGCGGCCGTACGCAGCGTGGACGGCAACCTCTGGGTGGCGGCGGACGAGGCAGGGGTCGTGGAGCGGCTCACGCCCTCCGAGGCCCGCATCTACGGCCACCACACGCGCTTCCACGTGGCGGACTTCCTCGGCACCGGGGACCGGAACGCGGAGATCGACATCGAGGCGCTGGATGCCCACGCGGACTACCTCTGGCTGGTGGGCAGCCACAGCGCCAAGCGCAAGAAGCCCAAGGGCAAGGGCGTGGCGGAGGACATCTCCCGGCTGGCCACCGTGGAGCATGCCCCCGAGCGCTTCATGCTCGCCCGGATCCCTTTCGTGAGCGGAGAGCTCGCCGCGGAGCTGAAGACCCGCGGAACCGCGAAGCGCTCGCACGCGGCCGCCCAGGTGAAGCCCGCCCGGGGGCAAAAGCAGGCCCCAGCGAAGAAGAGCCCGCCGCGCAAGCCTCCGGCCTCGCGCGCCCCCACGTCCCTGCCGGGGGAGAACTTGTTGATGGAGCTGCTGCGGGACGATCCCCACTTCGGCCCCTTCCTGGCCCGCCCCGGCCCCAAGGGCGGCACGCTCCCCATTCCCAGCAAGGACAATGGCCTGGACATCGAAGGGCTGGTGGTCACGGACTCGGACCGGGTGTTCCTCGGCCTTCGAGGCCCCGTGCTGCGCGGCTACTCGGCGCTGCTGGACATGCGCCTGGCGGATGCCGGCAACGGCCTCCTGGAGCCCAAGCCGGGCCGCCACGGGGCGCGCTTCGCCAAGCACTTCCTCGACCTGGATGGGCTGGGCATCCGGGAGCTGTGTGTGCACGGCGAGGACCTGCTCGTGCTCGCCGGGCCCACGCTGCCGACGCAGGCGCCCATCCGCCTCTTCCGGCTTCACAAGTATCAATCGCTCCAGGGCCACAGCCTGCTGAAACAGGAGAAGGGCGTCCTGGAACCGGTCTTCGACATTCCCCAGTCCGGCAAGCGGGACCATGCCGAAGGGGTGGCCAACTTCAGCTACTTCGATGAGTCCGACAGCGTGCTCGTCGTCTACGACGACCCCGACCCCGCGCGCCGCTACGGTCCCTGTGGCGTCTTCGCGGACATCTTCCGGTTGGATTTCTAA
- a CDS encoding class I SAM-dependent methyltransferase, giving the protein MRSLFLTAGLLLAGCSHTSSSTPAASAEKAPSSQAIVDAPDRTEADRALDAGRHPAALLEFVGVRPGMKVAELVAGGGYTTELLARAVGPDGVVYGQNPKFVLELFAEKPWSERLARPVNQKVIRVDQELNAPLPPEVTDLDAVVSNIVYHDAVALQADRAKMNAAIFQALKPGGVYVVIDSSAKPGTGVADTQTLHRIDEQVVRDEVLASGFQLAEESRVWRNPQDARDWNASPSAAGARRGTSDRFALKFVKPR; this is encoded by the coding sequence ATGCGCTCTCTCTTCCTGACGGCTGGACTCCTCCTGGCTGGTTGCAGCCACACCTCCTCCTCCACGCCCGCGGCCTCCGCGGAGAAGGCCCCCTCCTCGCAGGCCATCGTCGATGCCCCGGACCGCACCGAGGCCGATCGCGCCCTCGATGCCGGACGCCACCCCGCGGCCCTGCTCGAGTTCGTGGGCGTGCGCCCGGGCATGAAGGTCGCCGAGCTGGTCGCCGGCGGCGGCTACACCACCGAGCTGCTGGCCCGCGCCGTGGGCCCGGACGGCGTGGTCTACGGCCAGAACCCCAAGTTCGTCCTGGAGCTGTTCGCCGAGAAGCCCTGGAGCGAGCGGCTCGCGCGCCCCGTGAACCAGAAGGTGATCCGGGTCGACCAGGAGCTCAACGCGCCGCTGCCCCCCGAGGTGACGGACCTCGATGCGGTGGTGAGCAACATCGTCTACCACGACGCCGTCGCGCTCCAGGCGGACCGCGCGAAGATGAACGCGGCCATCTTCCAGGCGCTCAAGCCCGGAGGGGTCTACGTCGTCATCGACTCCAGCGCCAAGCCCGGCACGGGCGTGGCCGATACCCAGACGCTCCACCGCATCGACGAGCAGGTGGTCCGCGACGAGGTGTTGGCCAGCGGCTTCCAGCTCGCCGAGGAGAGCCGCGTCTGGCGCAATCCCCAGGACGCGCGCGACTGGAATGCCAGCCCCAGCGCCGCCGGCGCCCGCCGCGGCACGAGCGACCGCTTCGCGCTGAAGTTCGTCAAGCCGCGCTGA
- a CDS encoding ricin-type beta-trefoil lectin domain protein, translated as MKTLLSASLRQRLAAASLTAAAVSVTAFALPAFAAPSATGPITGNGGKCVDVDNAGTANGTAIQIYDCNNSNAQRWTFAADGSIRALGKCLDVSASGTTNGTPVQLWDCNGTKAQQWIYTSGKDLVNPQSNKCLDISGGGSASGTRLQIWDCVGVVQQKWFPPAHQVTHKRVVVYYQTQYNGTQYVSPLALTTNNTRVSDVIVGAFHLNSNLIVHLNDHPPSHSRYTQMWSELATMQGRGVRVLGMIGGAAQGSFQRLDTQFDTYYPLLKNIITTYRLDGVDLDVEEYMSLAGIERVIRRLRADFGPDFVITLAPVATALYGGGNLSGFNYEQLYRDVGPDIAWFNAQFYNGWGYMGNTTNYNAIAARGVIPVQKVVAGMLSNPGNGGSGFVDLNTVKSTVQSLVSQRQEFGGVASWEYFNSLPGGTAAPWQWANELATAQGR; from the coding sequence ATGAAGACACTCCTCTCCGCTTCCCTCCGGCAGCGTCTTGCCGCCGCCAGCCTCACCGCGGCGGCCGTCTCGGTCACGGCCTTCGCCCTGCCCGCCTTCGCGGCGCCTAGCGCCACGGGCCCCATCACCGGCAACGGCGGCAAGTGCGTCGACGTGGACAACGCCGGGACGGCCAACGGCACCGCCATCCAGATTTACGACTGCAACAACAGCAACGCCCAGCGGTGGACCTTCGCCGCGGACGGAAGCATCCGGGCCCTGGGCAAGTGTCTGGATGTGTCCGCGTCCGGCACCACCAACGGCACCCCCGTGCAGCTCTGGGATTGCAACGGCACCAAGGCCCAGCAGTGGATCTACACCTCGGGCAAGGATCTCGTGAATCCCCAGTCCAACAAGTGCCTGGACATCAGCGGCGGCGGCAGCGCCAGCGGCACCCGGCTCCAAATCTGGGACTGCGTGGGCGTCGTCCAGCAGAAGTGGTTCCCCCCGGCCCACCAGGTGACGCACAAGCGCGTCGTCGTCTACTACCAGACCCAGTACAACGGCACCCAGTACGTGTCGCCCCTGGCGCTGACCACGAACAACACGCGCGTCAGTGACGTCATCGTGGGCGCGTTCCACCTCAACTCCAATCTGATCGTCCACCTGAACGACCACCCGCCCAGCCACAGCCGGTACACGCAGATGTGGTCGGAGCTGGCCACGATGCAGGGCCGGGGGGTCCGCGTCCTGGGAATGATTGGCGGCGCCGCGCAGGGGAGCTTCCAGCGGCTGGATACCCAGTTCGATACGTACTACCCGCTCCTGAAGAACATCATCACCACCTACAGGCTGGACGGCGTGGACCTCGACGTCGAGGAGTACATGTCCCTGGCCGGCATCGAGCGGGTGATTCGCAGATTGCGCGCGGACTTCGGGCCCGACTTCGTCATCACGCTCGCCCCGGTGGCCACGGCGCTGTACGGCGGCGGAAACCTCTCGGGCTTCAACTACGAGCAGCTCTACCGGGATGTCGGACCCGACATCGCCTGGTTCAACGCCCAGTTCTACAATGGCTGGGGCTACATGGGGAACACCACCAACTACAACGCCATCGCCGCGCGCGGTGTCATTCCCGTGCAGAAGGTGGTGGCCGGCATGCTGAGCAACCCGGGCAACGGGGGCTCCGGCTTCGTCGACCTCAACACCGTGAAGTCCACGGTGCAGAGCCTGGTCAGCCAGCGCCAGGAGTTCGGCGGCGTGGCGAGCTGGGAGTACTTCAACTCCCTGCCGGGCGGCACGGCGGCTCCTTGGCAGTGGGCAAATGAACTGGCCACCGCCCAGGGCCGCTAA
- a CDS encoding SGNH/GDSL hydrolase family protein: MKHTLLCLALCLAALGPLRASAQTHIVAFGDSLSDNGNNGTATSGPTTNPSSQISGVWVKQLATRLGLPLLASDSGGTNYARGGAVTSGMTTQVNQYLAAHPSASSTALYTLWGGGNDINYKAQANPFDSAAIKAAATTAVSNIESQIRKLAKAGAKHILWVNMPPLDKTPVALSIPAGLGSTVLRPPTLHFNTLWAQSLTRLRQEFPGITLTGMDVYAFFNTLIASPSSYGLVNVTGTSKGKAVNPDTYLFWDELHPTSYSHRLLSTFAYGLLDNAYGLQAVEPGFGGDVLLEQAAP; encoded by the coding sequence ATGAAACACACCCTGCTCTGCCTTGCCCTCTGCCTGGCGGCCCTCGGCCCCCTCCGCGCCAGCGCCCAGACCCACATCGTCGCCTTTGGCGACAGCCTGAGTGACAACGGAAACAATGGCACCGCCACCAGCGGTCCCACCACGAACCCCAGCAGCCAGATCTCCGGCGTCTGGGTGAAGCAGCTCGCCACCCGGCTGGGCCTGCCCCTGCTGGCGTCCGACAGCGGCGGGACGAACTACGCCCGGGGCGGCGCGGTCACCAGCGGCATGACCACCCAGGTCAATCAATACCTGGCCGCCCACCCCTCGGCCTCCTCCACCGCGCTCTACACGCTGTGGGGCGGAGGCAATGACATCAATTACAAGGCCCAGGCCAATCCCTTCGACTCCGCGGCCATCAAGGCGGCCGCCACCACCGCCGTGTCCAACATCGAGTCGCAGATCCGGAAGCTGGCCAAGGCGGGCGCCAAGCACATCCTCTGGGTCAACATGCCGCCGCTGGACAAGACCCCCGTGGCCCTCTCCATTCCAGCGGGGCTGGGCTCCACCGTGCTGCGGCCGCCCACGCTCCACTTCAACACCCTCTGGGCCCAGTCGCTCACCCGGCTGCGGCAGGAGTTTCCGGGCATCACCCTCACCGGGATGGATGTCTACGCTTTCTTCAACACCCTCATCGCCAGCCCCTCGTCCTACGGCCTGGTCAACGTGACGGGCACCAGCAAGGGCAAGGCCGTCAACCCGGACACGTACCTCTTCTGGGATGAACTCCACCCCACGAGCTACAGCCACCGGCTGCTCTCCACCTTCGCCTACGGCTTGCTCGACAACGCCTACGGCCTTCAGGCGGTGGAGCCCGGCTTCGGCGGGGACGTCCTCTTGGAGCAGGCCGCGCCCTGA
- a CDS encoding sugar nucleotide-binding protein has translation MKAIVTGATGTIGSRLCEHLRQRGAAVVPWDRRQVPIDDYGAMERFVREAAPDVVFHLGAVSQPSDWTPAAWGSNYEWASELAWLTRTLGVRFLFASTSMVFSDAVQGPFTRDSRPDASEGYGGAKRQAEERVLHQNPEARVVRLGWQIGEQPTGNTMVAFLEARMRQEGRIEASTRWYPACVMLEDTVRVLPALAWAEPGVFMLDANERWSFHDIARALNARHGGRWHVEATEHPVLDQRMRDDRVAVASLKERLPGLP, from the coding sequence ATGAAGGCCATCGTGACAGGGGCCACGGGAACGATTGGCTCCAGGCTGTGCGAGCACTTGCGGCAACGGGGCGCCGCGGTGGTGCCCTGGGACCGGCGTCAGGTCCCCATCGACGATTACGGGGCGATGGAGCGGTTCGTGCGCGAGGCGGCGCCGGACGTGGTGTTCCACCTCGGCGCGGTCTCCCAGCCCTCGGACTGGACCCCCGCGGCCTGGGGAAGCAACTACGAGTGGGCGAGCGAGCTGGCGTGGCTCACCCGGACGTTGGGCGTGCGCTTCCTGTTCGCCAGCACGTCCATGGTGTTCTCGGACGCGGTCCAGGGGCCCTTCACGCGGGACTCACGGCCGGATGCCTCGGAGGGCTACGGGGGCGCGAAGCGGCAGGCCGAGGAGCGCGTCCTCCACCAGAACCCCGAGGCGCGGGTGGTGCGCCTGGGGTGGCAGATCGGCGAGCAGCCCACCGGCAACACCATGGTGGCCTTCCTGGAGGCGCGGATGCGCCAGGAGGGCCGCATCGAGGCCAGCACGCGCTGGTACCCCGCCTGCGTCATGCTGGAGGACACGGTGCGGGTGCTCCCGGCGCTCGCCTGGGCGGAGCCGGGAGTCTTCATGCTCGATGCGAACGAGCGGTGGTCCTTCCATGACATCGCCCGGGCGCTGAATGCCCGGCACGGAGGGCGGTGGCACGTGGAGGCCACGGAGCACCCCGTGTTGGATCAGCGCATGCGGGATGACCGGGTGGCCGTTGCCTCGCTGAAGGAACGGCTGCCGGGGCTGCCCTGA